A single genomic interval of Streptosporangium album harbors:
- a CDS encoding ISL3 family transposase has product MELERLVESTALVQILARTRAGAMPCPDCGFLSEKVHSRYQRHLADMAMGDRRMEIVLSVRRLICGNTACQRRTFAEQVAGLTIRYGRRTPLLRSMLEKIAVALAGRAGARLACGLRAIVSRSTMLRLVMALPDPVVTTPRVLGVDDFALRRGHIYGTVLIDCETGAPLDLLPGRDAQPLADWLAEHPGVEIICRDRSGSYADGARTGAPDAAQVADRFHLWQNLGKAVERCVARHRDCLRTPEPEPPEQIPISPPSDPPEAELTGRFAERARRHHALVHDLIEQGHGMRGIARRLGWSRHTVQRYARAVTWQELVDGKWKGVRPSKLDPFKPHLHQRWDAGCTNAKQLHREITALGFHGSYSTVRDYLDEHHARVESALIAAPSPTVRQVTGWLTRHPESLTEDDKTGLKPILEHCPELRAAAGHIRLFGEMLTELRGHNLQTWIAAVRADDLPGLTSFAGGLEADLDAVTNGLTTRWNSGPVEGRVNHIKMIKRQMFGRAGLPLLRKRVLLTAAR; this is encoded by the coding sequence GTGGAGCTCGAACGCCTCGTTGAGTCCACCGCCCTCGTACAGATCCTGGCTCGGACCAGGGCCGGGGCGATGCCGTGCCCGGACTGCGGGTTCCTGTCAGAGAAGGTGCACAGCCGATACCAGCGTCATCTGGCTGACATGGCCATGGGCGATCGCCGGATGGAGATCGTGCTGTCGGTGCGGCGTCTGATCTGCGGCAACACGGCCTGCCAACGGCGGACATTCGCCGAGCAGGTCGCGGGCCTCACCATCCGATACGGGCGGCGGACGCCGCTGCTGAGGTCGATGCTGGAGAAGATCGCGGTCGCGCTGGCCGGACGGGCTGGTGCCCGCCTCGCATGCGGGCTGCGGGCGATCGTGAGCCGGTCGACGATGTTGCGGCTGGTCATGGCATTGCCCGACCCGGTCGTGACGACGCCACGGGTGCTCGGGGTCGACGACTTCGCGTTGCGGCGCGGCCACATCTACGGAACCGTGTTGATCGACTGCGAGACCGGGGCACCGCTGGACCTGCTGCCGGGCAGGGACGCCCAGCCTCTCGCGGACTGGCTGGCCGAACATCCCGGTGTCGAGATCATCTGCCGGGACCGATCCGGCTCCTATGCCGACGGCGCCCGCACCGGGGCGCCGGACGCGGCGCAGGTCGCGGACAGGTTCCACCTTTGGCAGAACCTCGGCAAAGCCGTCGAACGTTGCGTGGCCCGGCACCGAGACTGCCTGCGCACCCCCGAACCCGAGCCCCCAGAGCAGATCCCGATCTCCCCTCCTTCGGATCCGCCGGAGGCGGAGCTCACCGGGAGGTTCGCCGAACGGGCCCGCCGCCATCACGCCCTGGTCCACGACCTGATCGAACAAGGCCACGGCATGCGTGGCATCGCTCGCCGGCTCGGGTGGAGCCGTCACACTGTCCAGCGATATGCCCGCGCCGTGACCTGGCAGGAGTTGGTCGACGGAAAATGGAAGGGCGTTCGTCCCAGCAAGCTCGACCCGTTCAAACCCCACCTCCACCAGCGCTGGGACGCCGGCTGCACCAACGCCAAACAGCTCCACCGCGAGATCACCGCGCTCGGCTTCCACGGCAGCTACTCCACCGTGCGTGACTACCTCGACGAGCATCATGCCCGTGTCGAATCTGCCCTGATCGCCGCGCCTTCACCCACCGTCCGGCAGGTCACCGGCTGGCTGACCCGACACCCCGAGAGCCTGACCGAGGACGACAAAACAGGGCTCAAGCCGATCCTGGAACACTGTCCCGAACTGCGGGCCGCCGCCGGCCACATCCGGCTCTTCGGCGAGATGCTCACCGAACTGCGCGGCCACAATCTCCAGACCTGGATCGCCGCCGTCCGCGCCGATGACCTGCCCGGTCTCACGTCCTTCGCAGGCGGCCTCGAGGCCGACCTGGACGCCGTCACCAACGGCCTGACCACGCGCTGGAACTCCGGGCCCGTCGAGGGCCGCGTCAACCACATCAAAATGATCAAACGGCAGATGTTCGGCCGTGCCGGTCTACCGCTCCTCCGTAAGCGGGTCTTGCTTACCGCCGCCAGGTAG